AGCTGGTACGACGGCAGCTGAGCTGAGCTGAGCCGACCTGGCCCGGCAGGCGGGCCCGTTGGCGCAGGGGCTGGGTACGATGCGCCCGCACCGCCGTACGAACCGAAGGCCACCGCCATGCCTGCCCCGCACCACCCCGCCCCGGCACCGTCCGACCCTCCCGGCACCCCGGACGGCACGCCCCCGCGCCGCTGGTGGCGGACGAACCGGGCCCGGGTCGGCTGCGTCGCCGCCGTGCCGCTGCTCGGCCTGGTGGAGCCCCGGGTGGGCGGGGTCGTGCTGATCGTCGCGCTGGTCCTGCTGTGGTGGGGCAATTCGTGGCCGAAGGCCGGGAGGATCGCGGCGTCGGTCGCCGCCATGGGCCTGCTGGGCGCGGTCCAGCCCGACCCGCCGGAGGAGGCCGCGCGGGACACCGTGGCGGAAGCGAAGTCAGCCGACGTCAAACGGCCCCGCGGTGTGACGCCCAGCCCGGCCGCGACGACACCGCCGGCTGCCGACTACCGCGGTCAGAACCTGGACGTCGCCTACGGAAAAGCCAGGAAGGCCGGATTCCTCGTCCTGTCCCACGACGCTTCGGAGAAGGACAAGTTCGTCCGGGGCCGCTCGCTGTGGACGGTCTGTTTCCAGGCCCCGGGACGGACCGGCACCCGCCCGGCGCTCGACTTCGGTGTCGTGCCCAAGGGCGCCCCCTGCCCGAAGGAGGACGGCCTGCCCATCCCGTGGCCCACGATGCCCGGGCTGGTGTGGAAGACATGGCGGACGGCCCGCGCGGAGGTCGTCGCCCTGGGGGTGCCCGCCGACCGCGTCGAGGCGCGGAAGGCGTACCGCAACGACACGCTGCCCGACGAGGGCGGGTACGACGACTGGCGGGTGTGCGCGCACGACCCGGCCAAGGACGAGAAGGTCACGGGCGACACCAGGGTGACGCTCTATCTGTCGTCCCGCGACAACGGCTGCCCGGAACCGGACCGGGGGAGGGGCACCACCGCGGACCTCCCGGACCGGGACGGCGACCGCGATCCGGACTACCGCGACCCCTTCCCCGACGACCGCGACCGCGACACCAGGTTCCCGGACGGGATTCCCCGCTTGGGCGATTCCGGTGGCGCCGGCGGTTCGTCGGGGAGTTCGGGAGGCTCCCGGGGTGGCGGCTGGAGCGTCTGCCGCCACACCCGCTGGTGCTGACACGCTGACGCGGAGCCGGTCGCAGGGCCTGAAGCGTCACAGCCGGATCAGCGCGAGTCCGATGCTGAACCCGCTGGCCAGTCCGACGAGGGCGACCGTGTCCCCCGGCATGACGCGCTCGCACTGCTGCGCCAGGACGAGTTGCAAGGGCAGGGACGCGGACGCCGCGTTGCCGTACTTGTCGACCGTGGCCTGGAACCGGTTCACCGGCAGGCCGAGCGCGCCGCAGGCCTCGTGGAACTGCGGCATGGAGATCTGGTGGACGGCGACGAAGGCGCTGGCCCGCATCAGCGCCACTTCTTCCTGCGCGTATTCCAGGATGAGCCGGGCCATGTCGCGACCGCTCCGGAACAGCTCGTCGCCGTTGAGCCGGAGGCACACATGGTCGTCGTGCGTGGAGCGCGGGTGCATCGAACCGCCCGCCGCGACGGTGCACGCTTCCCAGGCGGAGGAGTCGGACGCGAAGACCGTGCGGAGCACCCCGGGATCGTCCGGGCCCGCCGGGCCGGCGGTCAGAAGGAGGGCGGCCCCGGCATCGGAAACGGTGTAGCCGGGCAGATGGCGCATGAATGTGTCGTGATCGGGCACGTGCCAGCGGGCCGTGAGCGTCGTGGTCTCCCCGCAGGCGATCAGGACCGTGCGGTACCGGCCGGTCTCGATGAAGGCCGCGGCCGTCTCCAGGGCGTTGAGCACGCTGTTGCAGGCGTTCTTCACGTCGAACACCGGGCAGCAGGCGCCGAGTTTGGCGGCCACGATGTGGGCAGTGGCGGGTTCGACCAGGTCCTGACCGCTGGAGGCGAACAGCAGCAGATCGATGTCGCCGATCCCCGTTCCCGCCATGTCCAGCGCCTTGGCCGCGGCTGCCACCGCGAGGTCGGATGCCTGCTCGTCGTCGTATTTGACGTGCACGCCGCGCACGCCGGTGATGTCCTCCAGCAGGCCGGGCGGCGGCACGAACGGACTGTGCGCCGCGGCGATGGCGGCCCGGGTCTGCTCCATGGTCCGGTACTGAGGCGGAAGGTGCACGGCAGTCGCTACCAGTCGGGCACGACAGGGCGTGTTCACCGGATCAGCGTAGCGAGCAGGGGCCGATATCAGACGATCCTTCACGAGATTTCTGCGTTCGGCGCACCGTCACGCCACGGCCCGGGCGCTCATGCGATCGGCTGTGCGAGAAGCCCGAGAGGCGCGGGGGGCACGGGGCGCCCGCAGTGGCGTCTGAGAGCCGTCACGGAATATGAACTTCCGGAAAAATGAAGCGAGTTAACTCGAAAGGGTCAATAATCACTTAGCCGGATTTCGGGCCGGGTACGCATAGGGATCCAGACTGCGGGTGAACTCCGGACGGGGGCCGAGGATGGAGCCGAACGACCGTGCGATGGCCGTCGTGGGCGCTGGTTGCCGGCTGCCCGGAGGGATCTCGGACCTGGCCGGATTGTGGTCGGCCCTGCGCGAGGGCCGGGACGCGGTCGGCGAGATCCCGGCGGACCGGTTCGACAAGGCCCGTTTCGTCGACGCGGGCGCCCTGCGTCCCTGCCGGAGCTACACGGCGGCCGGGGGCTTCCTCGACGACGTGGCCTCCTTCGACGCCGCCTATTTCGGTATCGCCCCGAAAGAGGCCGAGGCCATGGACCCGCAGCAGCGGCTGCTGCTGGAACTGGCCGCCGAGGCGCTGGACGACGCCGGGATGCCCGCCGAGTCGCTGGCCGGGTCGGACACCTGTGTCTTCGTCGGGATCTCCGACCCGTTCTACGGCCTGGTCCAGGGGACCGTCGAGCAGTACACCAACCCCTACATGATGAGCGGCTCCACCCTGTCGATCGCGGCGAACCGCCTGTCGTACTGCTTCGATCTGCGCGGCCCCAGCATGGCGATCGACACCGCCTGCTCCTCCGCCCTGGTGGCGCTCGACCGCGCCTGCCGGGCCGTGCTGGACGGCACGAGCCGCACCGCCCTCGTCGGCGGCGTCAACGTCCTGGGAAACCCCTTCTCCTTCAGCGGGTTCTCGCACGCGGGCATGCTCTCGGCGCGCGGGCGGTGCGCCGCCT
The window above is part of the Streptomyces syringium genome. Proteins encoded here:
- a CDS encoding PASTA domain-containing protein; this translates as MPAPHHPAPAPSDPPGTPDGTPPRRWWRTNRARVGCVAAVPLLGLVEPRVGGVVLIVALVLLWWGNSWPKAGRIAASVAAMGLLGAVQPDPPEEAARDTVAEAKSADVKRPRGVTPSPAATTPPAADYRGQNLDVAYGKARKAGFLVLSHDASEKDKFVRGRSLWTVCFQAPGRTGTRPALDFGVVPKGAPCPKEDGLPIPWPTMPGLVWKTWRTARAEVVALGVPADRVEARKAYRNDTLPDEGGYDDWRVCAHDPAKDEKVTGDTRVTLYLSSRDNGCPEPDRGRGTTADLPDRDGDRDPDYRDPFPDDRDRDTRFPDGIPRLGDSGGAGGSSGSSGGSRGGGWSVCRHTRWC
- a CDS encoding 3-oxoacyl-ACP synthase III family protein, with the protein product MEQTRAAIAAAHSPFVPPPGLLEDITGVRGVHVKYDDEQASDLAVAAAAKALDMAGTGIGDIDLLLFASSGQDLVEPATAHIVAAKLGACCPVFDVKNACNSVLNALETAAAFIETGRYRTVLIACGETTTLTARWHVPDHDTFMRHLPGYTVSDAGAALLLTAGPAGPDDPGVLRTVFASDSSAWEACTVAAGGSMHPRSTHDDHVCLRLNGDELFRSGRDMARLILEYAQEEVALMRASAFVAVHQISMPQFHEACGALGLPVNRFQATVDKYGNAASASLPLQLVLAQQCERVMPGDTVALVGLASGFSIGLALIRL